The region TTCCCTAATTGTAGTAATCTTGGGGGTATCTTTTTTCTTTAATCAAGATATTACAACCTATTTAACAGGTATTATTACAGTGCATATTATGGTGTATATTTACTTTTTAAATCAAATTAAGGTACCTTTCTTAAGAGTAAAGGAATTAACATATCATTTAAAAAAAATCTTTAAAGATTTAAAGTATTATGGATTTTCCATGGTTTCTACACCATTATATTTAATGATACCAACAGTTGCTGGTTCATTTCTATTATCGCCAGAAGTATTAGCAAAATATCAAGTTGCCTATTCAATTTCTAATATTTTACTTTTAGTTTCTGTTTCACAAATTCAAGTTGGCTATGTAGAGTTTTTAGACGCACAAAATAATTCACGGAAACTTAAAAAAGTTCTTAAGAAATTTGCATTAAGAGTTTTTGGAATAAATGCAGTGTTCTTAGTGTTTTGTGTTTTATTTGGTAAAAAATTGTTGTTAATTGTATTTGATAAAGAAGCCTATTTAGAGTCTTTTACGCCACTAGTGTATTTGTTATTTATTAATATTATTTGTATGTTCTCTTCGTTATTAGCCGTTATAATGGTTTTGAAAAAGGATCAAAAATTAAAAACAAAATATCATATAGAGTTTATTATGATATCAACTATATTTGGAATCATACTAACGTATTATTTTGGTGTGAATGGGTTAATAGCAGCATACTTTATTTTATATGTTTATAGTTTCTTTAGATATTTTTTCTATGTAAAACGAAAATTATATCAACAATTAGATACTTATTAATCAAAAAAATTAAGGACGATATTCTTTAACTTTGTTTTTGAAAAAGTAAAAGAGTTAAGAACTTTATAAATTTAGTAATAGAGAATGTTACCATCAATTTAAATGG is a window of Polaribacter litorisediminis DNA encoding:
- a CDS encoding oligosaccharide flippase family protein yields the protein MFTFSNLLKRGSNYLLLILLARSMPLTLVGTYSAYINAFSLVLLISNFGFSEYLLVNSGSKKKLKFNSIFFLELSLLIFFVILILTSLIPLQNKVLAMLILIKLYFETSVYNMILSFFQVKQKIFIVAAINLISASLIVVILGVSFFFNQDITTYLTGIITVHIMVYIYFLNQIKVPFLRVKELTYHLKKIFKDLKYYGFSMVSTPLYLMIPTVAGSFLLSPEVLAKYQVAYSISNILLLVSVSQIQVGYVEFLDAQNNSRKLKKVLKKFALRVFGINAVFLVFCVLFGKKLLLIVFDKEAYLESFTPLVYLLFINIICMFSSLLAVIMVLKKDQKLKTKYHIEFIMISTIFGIILTYYFGVNGLIAAYFILYVYSFFRYFFYVKRKLYQQLDTY